The following is a genomic window from Sphingobacterium spiritivorum.
AATTAGCCATGAAAAGATCTTTTAAATATATATTCGCCGGTTTCGTATTGCTGGTTGCTACGGCTTGTTCAGATTCACTTCTGGATAAGGATCCGATCAGTAATTTTTCGGGACAAGGTTATTATAAAAAACCGAGTGACGCACAAGCTGGTGTCAACGGTATATATAACAGTATGCAATCCCTGTTTCGTCTTAATTTTGCCTATTGGGGTGAAGGACGTGCAGATAATGTGACAACCCGCCATTCGGGAGACCCGTTTGCGTTGCAGCAGAATGTTCTTACTCCAATTATCAATTCGGCACGATGGGATAATTTCTACACGTTGATATCACGTGCAAATTATGCTATCAAATACACCCCCCAAGTATTTGGAGAGGGAGAAAGTGAACTTAAAAAACAATTACTGGGACAATCTCATGCACTGCGTGCAATAGCTTACTTCTATCTGGTACGTATCTGGGGAGAGGTTCCGCTTATCACAGAGCCCTATGAAAGTGTGGAGCAGGATTTGTTTGTAAAGCAAAATACCACAGCAGAGGTACTGGCAAAAGTAGAAGAGGATTTGCTCTTTGCTACTGAAAACTGTGCGAGCAGTTATTCCGGAGCACGTAACCGTGTACTGATCACCAAAGGTGCTGCCTATGCTTACCTGACGCAGCTCTATATGTGGCAAAAGAAATATGACAAGGCAATTGCTGCAGCACAGAATATACTGGGAGACCCGCAATATAGTCTGGTAGCTATGAGTGACTGGAATGATATCTTCGTAAAAGGCAGCAGTACCGAAAGTATTTTTGAAGTTGGATACAATGAGACACAAACGAATGGCCTGCGCATATTGTATGCTATCGGTTCAGATAGTGATTACGTACCAAGTACCAGTTTTATTGCATCTATCGAACAGGGAGACTTACGCAAG
Proteins encoded in this region:
- a CDS encoding RagB/SusD family nutrient uptake outer membrane protein yields the protein MKRSFKYIFAGFVLLVATACSDSLLDKDPISNFSGQGYYKKPSDAQAGVNGIYNSMQSLFRLNFAYWGEGRADNVTTRHSGDPFALQQNVLTPIINSARWDNFYTLISRANYAIKYTPQVFGEGESELKKQLLGQSHALRAIAYFYLVRIWGEVPLITEPYESVEQDLFVKQNTTAEVLAKVEEDLLFATENCASSYSGARNRVLITKGAAYAYLTQLYMWQKKYDKAIAAAQNILGDPQYSLVAMSDWNDIFVKGSSTESIFEVGYNETQTNGLRILYAIGSDSDYVPSTSFIASIEQGDLRKARIYDVTQVQPRKIWKFFGQGFNDESADPSSNNIVLTRLADIILLKAEAHAQLQQPTEALELLNRIRRRAGLSVMDEASANNLYGNLVNAILHERSIELCFEGHRWFDLVRTGKAISTMKPINGLADERNLVWPIHESAVLRNPNLNQNEFYK